A genome region from Cyprinus carpio isolate SPL01 chromosome B23, ASM1834038v1, whole genome shotgun sequence includes the following:
- the LOC109068929 gene encoding la-related protein 4-like isoform X5 — translation MSAYSLVTAKGAGLNPNAKVWQEIPATQSEAPVDGTVASPWSQNNTAEDNSVGKQYTPGFSTPEDNSTTGTVVGVVNGMDPPDQSFPVSEHTTATNVESKLPEEQPVSEETLRESLKKELEFCFSRENLSKDLYLISQMDSDQFVPIWTIASMEGIKVLTTDTDLILDVLRSSPMVQVDEKGEKVRPNHKRCIIILREVPETTPVEEVEALFKNDNCPKVISVEFAHNNNWYITFQSDTDAQQAYKYLREEVKTFQGKPIMARIKAINTFFAKNGYRSLDCSVYPQQSHTQSQYSSPLFMQPVYSPQQQYPLYGIVPPTWTPSPTPYFETPLAPFPNSGFVNGFSSPGHYKTGSTSLNLSRPFSRNRVPLYSRKNVINAFRNHVKPQTRANDGLSSTVSPVALVDGLSGLHSPQPPSSAGPVLSSTELTSSFPHLASNDPTDDGTMAGRGRRTTYRGTRRRREDDRTTRPVPLSQVKVPSPKFDLAASNFPPLPGCSASPQGEPVLENRLSDVVRGLNREKQQDSNKESAASPAGPVSEETVSRPTQPVAKMTAHVPDPVTFSSNHLEKKPEKVEPLVFKETSVTSAPVAAVPPTPAPTAHGPKPQASSATPAATPQSNIAPSSTPALEPRKLSYAEVCQRPPKDPPPPASTSSPNNASTQPLRELRVNKVEEQQPPSSPANKQERPQETGGNCKAREGRPARDSQGFSRGSGPPRTSAGGFKLREQQRRPPFGHRGSPQGGSRHTGKEQNIPPISPK, via the exons ATGTCTGCTTACTCATTG GTCACTGCTAAAGGAGCTGGTCTGAACCCTAATGCCAAGGTGTGGCAGGAGATCCCTGCAACACAAAGTGAAGCTCCTGTGGATGGCACTGTGGCCTCCCCCTGGTCCCAGAACAATACGGCTGAAG ATAACTCTGTAGGTAAACAGTACACGCCTGGCTTCTCCACTCCTGAGGACAACAGCACCACTGGTACTGTAGTGGGTGTGGTGAACGGTATGGACCCCCCTGACCAAAGCTTCCCGGTTTCTGAGCACACTACAGCAACTAATG TGGAGTCCAAGCTCCCTGAGGAACAGCCTGTCTCTGAAGAGACCTTGCGTGAATCTCTCAAAAAAGAATTGGAGTTCTGTTTCTCCAG GGAGAACTTATCTAAGGATCTTTACCTAATATCTCAAATGGACAGTGACCAGTTTGTCCCTATTTGGACTATTGCCAGCATGGAAGGAATCAAGGTCCTCACAACTGACACGGACCTCATCTTGGATGTCCTCAGAT CATCTCCGATGGTCCAAGTTGACGAAAAAGGGGAAAAGGTGCGGCCAAATCACAAGCGGTGCATCATCATTCTGCGAGAAGTCCCTGAAACAACACCTGTTGAG GAAGTGGAAGCCTTGTTTAAGAATGACAACTGTCCCAAGGTAATAAGCGTGGAGTTTGCACACAACAACAACTGGTACATTACATTCCAGTCGGATACAGACGCTCAACAG GCATACAAATATTTAAGGGAAGAAGTGAAAACATTTCAGGGAAAACCAATCATG GCCAGAATAAAAGCCATCAACACGTTCTTTGCGAAGAATGGTTACCGCAGCCTGGACTGCAGTGTGTATCCTCAGCAATCTCACACTCAGTCCCAGTACAGCTCCCCTCTCTTCATGCAGCCTGTTTACAGCCCCCAGCAGCAGTACCCTCTCTACGGCATAGTACCTCCTACCTGGACGCCATCTCCAACTCCATACTTTGAGACACCCCTC GCACCTTTTCCCAACAGTGGTTTTGTCAATGGATTTAGCTCACCTGGACACTACAAAACTGGCTCAACTTCTCTCAACCTTAGCCGTCCCTTTAGCAGGAACCG TGTTCCACTCTATTCAAGAAAGAATGTAATAAATGCCTTCAG GAACCATGTGAAGCCTCAGACGAGGGCTAATGATGGTCTGTCTTCCACTGTGTCTCCGGTGGCTCTTGTGGATGGGCTGTCTGGCCTGCACAGTCCCCAGCCTCCATCCAGCGCCGGGCCAGTGCTGTCATCCACTGAGCTCACCTCATCCTTTCCACACCTAGCTTCCAATGATCCAACTGATGATGGTACCATGGCGGGACGTGGAAG GAGAACGACATACAGAGGCACTCGAAGGCGGCGAGAGGATGATCGCAcaaca AGACCAGTTCCCCTGTCTCAAGTTAAGGTACCGTCCCCCAAGTTTGACCTGGCTGCCTCCAACTTCCCTCCGCTGCCTGGCTGCTCTGCCAGTCCGCAGGGGGAGCCTGTGCTGGAGAACCGCCTTTCTGATGTTGTACGGGGCCTGAATAGGGAAAAG CAGCAGGATTCAAACAAAGAGTCGGCTGCGAGTCCCGCGGGCCCAGTCTCAGAGGAGACCGTCTCCAGGCCCACCCAGCCTGTGGCCAAGATGACTGCTCACGTCCCTGATCCCGTGACCTTCAG CTCCAACCACCTGGAGAAGAAACCAGAGAAGGTGGAGCCTCTGGTTTTTAAAGAGACGTCTGTGACCTCTGCCCCCGTCGCAGCCGTGCCACCCACTCCTGCCCCAACAGCACATGGTCCAAAGCCTCAGGCCAGCTCGGCCACACCTGCAGCCACCCCACAATCTAACATTGCCCCCTCCAGTACTCCTGCGCTG GAACCTCGCAAGCTCAGTTACGCCGAAGTATGTCAGCGACCACCTAAGGATCCCCCTCCTCCAGCATCCACTTCCAGCCCCAACAATGCAAGCACGCAGCCTCTGAGAGAGCTGCGCGTCAACAAGGTGGAGGAGCAGCAGCCGCCCTCCAGCCCTGCAAACAAACAGGAGCGGCCTCAGGAAACGGGGGGAAACTGCAAGGCCAGGGAGGGCCGACCGGCCCGTGACTCCCAGGGCTTTTCTCGTGGCAGTGGACCCCCCAGAACCAGTGCAGGGGGGTTCAAGCTACGGGAGCAGCAGAGACGCCCTCCTTTCGGCCATCGCGGTTCCCCCCAGGGAGGTTCCAGACACACTGGAAAAGAGCAGAACATCCCCCCCATATCGCCAAAGTAA
- the LOC109068929 gene encoding la-related protein 4-like isoform X2, whose amino-acid sequence MSSDQGGEPQLQEEAEPGPKPRGEDEITPGTGGDSGVMVTAKGAGLNPNAKVWQEIPATQSEAPVDGTVASPWSQNNTAEDNSVGKQYTPGFSTPEDNSTTGTVVGVVNGMDPPDQSFPVSEHTTATNVESKLPEEQPVSEETLRESLKKELEFCFSRENLSKDLYLISQMDSDQFVPIWTIASMEGIKVLTTDTDLILDVLRSSPMVQVDEKGEKVRPNHKRCIIILREVPETTPVEEVEALFKNDNCPKVISVEFAHNNNWYITFQSDTDAQQAYKYLREEVKTFQGKPIMARIKAINTFFAKNGYRSLDCSVYPQQSHTQSQYSSPLFMQPVYSPQQQYPLYGIVPPTWTPSPTPYFETPLAPFPNSGFVNGFSSPGHYKTGSTSLNLSRPFSRNRVPLYSRKNVINAFRNHVKPQTRANDGLSSTVSPVALVDGLSGLHSPQPPSSAGPVLSSTELTSSFPHLASNDPTDDGTMAGRGRRTTYRGTRRRREDDRTTRPVPLSQVKVPSPKFDLAASNFPPLPGCSASPQGEPVLENRLSDVVRGLNREKQDSNKESAASPAGPVSEETVSRPTQPVAKMTAHVPDPVTFSSNHLEKKPEKVEPLVFKETSVTSAPVAAVPPTPAPTAHGPKPQASSATPAATPQSNIAPSSTPALEPRKLSYAEVCQRPPKDPPPPASTSSPNNASTQPLRELRVNKVEEQQPPSSPANKQERPQETGGNCKAREGRPARDSQGFSRGSGPPRTSAGGFKLREQQRRPPFGHRGSPQGGSRHTGKEQNIPPISPK is encoded by the exons ATGAGTTCAGACCAGGGCGGAGAGCCGCAGCTGCAGGAGGAGGCTGAGCCGGGACCCAAACCCCGCGGGGAGGACGAGATCACACCCGGGACCGGGGGAGACTCAGGCGTCATG GTCACTGCTAAAGGAGCTGGTCTGAACCCTAATGCCAAGGTGTGGCAGGAGATCCCTGCAACACAAAGTGAAGCTCCTGTGGATGGCACTGTGGCCTCCCCCTGGTCCCAGAACAATACGGCTGAAG ATAACTCTGTAGGTAAACAGTACACGCCTGGCTTCTCCACTCCTGAGGACAACAGCACCACTGGTACTGTAGTGGGTGTGGTGAACGGTATGGACCCCCCTGACCAAAGCTTCCCGGTTTCTGAGCACACTACAGCAACTAATG TGGAGTCCAAGCTCCCTGAGGAACAGCCTGTCTCTGAAGAGACCTTGCGTGAATCTCTCAAAAAAGAATTGGAGTTCTGTTTCTCCAG GGAGAACTTATCTAAGGATCTTTACCTAATATCTCAAATGGACAGTGACCAGTTTGTCCCTATTTGGACTATTGCCAGCATGGAAGGAATCAAGGTCCTCACAACTGACACGGACCTCATCTTGGATGTCCTCAGAT CATCTCCGATGGTCCAAGTTGACGAAAAAGGGGAAAAGGTGCGGCCAAATCACAAGCGGTGCATCATCATTCTGCGAGAAGTCCCTGAAACAACACCTGTTGAG GAAGTGGAAGCCTTGTTTAAGAATGACAACTGTCCCAAGGTAATAAGCGTGGAGTTTGCACACAACAACAACTGGTACATTACATTCCAGTCGGATACAGACGCTCAACAG GCATACAAATATTTAAGGGAAGAAGTGAAAACATTTCAGGGAAAACCAATCATG GCCAGAATAAAAGCCATCAACACGTTCTTTGCGAAGAATGGTTACCGCAGCCTGGACTGCAGTGTGTATCCTCAGCAATCTCACACTCAGTCCCAGTACAGCTCCCCTCTCTTCATGCAGCCTGTTTACAGCCCCCAGCAGCAGTACCCTCTCTACGGCATAGTACCTCCTACCTGGACGCCATCTCCAACTCCATACTTTGAGACACCCCTC GCACCTTTTCCCAACAGTGGTTTTGTCAATGGATTTAGCTCACCTGGACACTACAAAACTGGCTCAACTTCTCTCAACCTTAGCCGTCCCTTTAGCAGGAACCG TGTTCCACTCTATTCAAGAAAGAATGTAATAAATGCCTTCAG GAACCATGTGAAGCCTCAGACGAGGGCTAATGATGGTCTGTCTTCCACTGTGTCTCCGGTGGCTCTTGTGGATGGGCTGTCTGGCCTGCACAGTCCCCAGCCTCCATCCAGCGCCGGGCCAGTGCTGTCATCCACTGAGCTCACCTCATCCTTTCCACACCTAGCTTCCAATGATCCAACTGATGATGGTACCATGGCGGGACGTGGAAG GAGAACGACATACAGAGGCACTCGAAGGCGGCGAGAGGATGATCGCAcaaca AGACCAGTTCCCCTGTCTCAAGTTAAGGTACCGTCCCCCAAGTTTGACCTGGCTGCCTCCAACTTCCCTCCGCTGCCTGGCTGCTCTGCCAGTCCGCAGGGGGAGCCTGTGCTGGAGAACCGCCTTTCTGATGTTGTACGGGGCCTGAATAGGGAAAAG CAGGATTCAAACAAAGAGTCGGCTGCGAGTCCCGCGGGCCCAGTCTCAGAGGAGACCGTCTCCAGGCCCACCCAGCCTGTGGCCAAGATGACTGCTCACGTCCCTGATCCCGTGACCTTCAG CTCCAACCACCTGGAGAAGAAACCAGAGAAGGTGGAGCCTCTGGTTTTTAAAGAGACGTCTGTGACCTCTGCCCCCGTCGCAGCCGTGCCACCCACTCCTGCCCCAACAGCACATGGTCCAAAGCCTCAGGCCAGCTCGGCCACACCTGCAGCCACCCCACAATCTAACATTGCCCCCTCCAGTACTCCTGCGCTG GAACCTCGCAAGCTCAGTTACGCCGAAGTATGTCAGCGACCACCTAAGGATCCCCCTCCTCCAGCATCCACTTCCAGCCCCAACAATGCAAGCACGCAGCCTCTGAGAGAGCTGCGCGTCAACAAGGTGGAGGAGCAGCAGCCGCCCTCCAGCCCTGCAAACAAACAGGAGCGGCCTCAGGAAACGGGGGGAAACTGCAAGGCCAGGGAGGGCCGACCGGCCCGTGACTCCCAGGGCTTTTCTCGTGGCAGTGGACCCCCCAGAACCAGTGCAGGGGGGTTCAAGCTACGGGAGCAGCAGAGACGCCCTCCTTTCGGCCATCGCGGTTCCCCCCAGGGAGGTTCCAGACACACTGGAAAAGAGCAGAACATCCCCCCCATATCGCCAAAGTAA
- the LOC109068929 gene encoding la-related protein 4-like isoform X3, producing MSSDQGGEPQLQEEAEPGPKPRGEDEITPGTGGDSGVMVTAKGAGLNPNAKVWQEIPATQSEAPVDGTVASPWSQNNTAEDNSVGKQYTPGFSTPEDNSTTGTVVGVVNGMDPPDQSFPVSEHTTATNVESKLPEEQPVSEETLRESLKKELEFCFSRENLSKDLYLISQMDSDQFVPIWTIASMEGIKVLTTDTDLILDVLRSSPMVQVDEKGEKVRPNHKRCIIILREVPETTPVEEVEALFKNDNCPKVISVEFAHNNNWYITFQSDTDAQQAYKYLREEVKTFQGKPIMARIKAINTFFAKNGYRSLDCSVYPQQSHTQSQYSSPLFMQPVYSPQQQYPLYGIVPPTWTPSPTPYFETPLAPFPNSGFVNGFSSPGHYKTGSTSLNLSRPFSRNRRNHVKPQTRANDGLSSTVSPVALVDGLSGLHSPQPPSSAGPVLSSTELTSSFPHLASNDPTDDGTMAGRGRRTTYRGTRRRREDDRTTRPVPLSQVKVPSPKFDLAASNFPPLPGCSASPQGEPVLENRLSDVVRGLNREKQQDSNKESAASPAGPVSEETVSRPTQPVAKMTAHVPDPVTFSSNHLEKKPEKVEPLVFKETSVTSAPVAAVPPTPAPTAHGPKPQASSATPAATPQSNIAPSSTPALEPRKLSYAEVCQRPPKDPPPPASTSSPNNASTQPLRELRVNKVEEQQPPSSPANKQERPQETGGNCKAREGRPARDSQGFSRGSGPPRTSAGGFKLREQQRRPPFGHRGSPQGGSRHTGKEQNIPPISPK from the exons ATGAGTTCAGACCAGGGCGGAGAGCCGCAGCTGCAGGAGGAGGCTGAGCCGGGACCCAAACCCCGCGGGGAGGACGAGATCACACCCGGGACCGGGGGAGACTCAGGCGTCATG GTCACTGCTAAAGGAGCTGGTCTGAACCCTAATGCCAAGGTGTGGCAGGAGATCCCTGCAACACAAAGTGAAGCTCCTGTGGATGGCACTGTGGCCTCCCCCTGGTCCCAGAACAATACGGCTGAAG ATAACTCTGTAGGTAAACAGTACACGCCTGGCTTCTCCACTCCTGAGGACAACAGCACCACTGGTACTGTAGTGGGTGTGGTGAACGGTATGGACCCCCCTGACCAAAGCTTCCCGGTTTCTGAGCACACTACAGCAACTAATG TGGAGTCCAAGCTCCCTGAGGAACAGCCTGTCTCTGAAGAGACCTTGCGTGAATCTCTCAAAAAAGAATTGGAGTTCTGTTTCTCCAG GGAGAACTTATCTAAGGATCTTTACCTAATATCTCAAATGGACAGTGACCAGTTTGTCCCTATTTGGACTATTGCCAGCATGGAAGGAATCAAGGTCCTCACAACTGACACGGACCTCATCTTGGATGTCCTCAGAT CATCTCCGATGGTCCAAGTTGACGAAAAAGGGGAAAAGGTGCGGCCAAATCACAAGCGGTGCATCATCATTCTGCGAGAAGTCCCTGAAACAACACCTGTTGAG GAAGTGGAAGCCTTGTTTAAGAATGACAACTGTCCCAAGGTAATAAGCGTGGAGTTTGCACACAACAACAACTGGTACATTACATTCCAGTCGGATACAGACGCTCAACAG GCATACAAATATTTAAGGGAAGAAGTGAAAACATTTCAGGGAAAACCAATCATG GCCAGAATAAAAGCCATCAACACGTTCTTTGCGAAGAATGGTTACCGCAGCCTGGACTGCAGTGTGTATCCTCAGCAATCTCACACTCAGTCCCAGTACAGCTCCCCTCTCTTCATGCAGCCTGTTTACAGCCCCCAGCAGCAGTACCCTCTCTACGGCATAGTACCTCCTACCTGGACGCCATCTCCAACTCCATACTTTGAGACACCCCTC GCACCTTTTCCCAACAGTGGTTTTGTCAATGGATTTAGCTCACCTGGACACTACAAAACTGGCTCAACTTCTCTCAACCTTAGCCGTCCCTTTAGCAGGAACCG TAGGAACCATGTGAAGCCTCAGACGAGGGCTAATGATGGTCTGTCTTCCACTGTGTCTCCGGTGGCTCTTGTGGATGGGCTGTCTGGCCTGCACAGTCCCCAGCCTCCATCCAGCGCCGGGCCAGTGCTGTCATCCACTGAGCTCACCTCATCCTTTCCACACCTAGCTTCCAATGATCCAACTGATGATGGTACCATGGCGGGACGTGGAAG GAGAACGACATACAGAGGCACTCGAAGGCGGCGAGAGGATGATCGCAcaaca AGACCAGTTCCCCTGTCTCAAGTTAAGGTACCGTCCCCCAAGTTTGACCTGGCTGCCTCCAACTTCCCTCCGCTGCCTGGCTGCTCTGCCAGTCCGCAGGGGGAGCCTGTGCTGGAGAACCGCCTTTCTGATGTTGTACGGGGCCTGAATAGGGAAAAG CAGCAGGATTCAAACAAAGAGTCGGCTGCGAGTCCCGCGGGCCCAGTCTCAGAGGAGACCGTCTCCAGGCCCACCCAGCCTGTGGCCAAGATGACTGCTCACGTCCCTGATCCCGTGACCTTCAG CTCCAACCACCTGGAGAAGAAACCAGAGAAGGTGGAGCCTCTGGTTTTTAAAGAGACGTCTGTGACCTCTGCCCCCGTCGCAGCCGTGCCACCCACTCCTGCCCCAACAGCACATGGTCCAAAGCCTCAGGCCAGCTCGGCCACACCTGCAGCCACCCCACAATCTAACATTGCCCCCTCCAGTACTCCTGCGCTG GAACCTCGCAAGCTCAGTTACGCCGAAGTATGTCAGCGACCACCTAAGGATCCCCCTCCTCCAGCATCCACTTCCAGCCCCAACAATGCAAGCACGCAGCCTCTGAGAGAGCTGCGCGTCAACAAGGTGGAGGAGCAGCAGCCGCCCTCCAGCCCTGCAAACAAACAGGAGCGGCCTCAGGAAACGGGGGGAAACTGCAAGGCCAGGGAGGGCCGACCGGCCCGTGACTCCCAGGGCTTTTCTCGTGGCAGTGGACCCCCCAGAACCAGTGCAGGGGGGTTCAAGCTACGGGAGCAGCAGAGACGCCCTCCTTTCGGCCATCGCGGTTCCCCCCAGGGAGGTTCCAGACACACTGGAAAAGAGCAGAACATCCCCCCCATATCGCCAAAGTAA
- the LOC109068929 gene encoding la-related protein 4-like isoform X1 codes for MSSDQGGEPQLQEEAEPGPKPRGEDEITPGTGGDSGVMVTAKGAGLNPNAKVWQEIPATQSEAPVDGTVASPWSQNNTAEDNSVGKQYTPGFSTPEDNSTTGTVVGVVNGMDPPDQSFPVSEHTTATNVESKLPEEQPVSEETLRESLKKELEFCFSRENLSKDLYLISQMDSDQFVPIWTIASMEGIKVLTTDTDLILDVLRSSPMVQVDEKGEKVRPNHKRCIIILREVPETTPVEEVEALFKNDNCPKVISVEFAHNNNWYITFQSDTDAQQAYKYLREEVKTFQGKPIMARIKAINTFFAKNGYRSLDCSVYPQQSHTQSQYSSPLFMQPVYSPQQQYPLYGIVPPTWTPSPTPYFETPLAPFPNSGFVNGFSSPGHYKTGSTSLNLSRPFSRNRVPLYSRKNVINAFRNHVKPQTRANDGLSSTVSPVALVDGLSGLHSPQPPSSAGPVLSSTELTSSFPHLASNDPTDDGTMAGRGRRTTYRGTRRRREDDRTTRPVPLSQVKVPSPKFDLAASNFPPLPGCSASPQGEPVLENRLSDVVRGLNREKQQDSNKESAASPAGPVSEETVSRPTQPVAKMTAHVPDPVTFSSNHLEKKPEKVEPLVFKETSVTSAPVAAVPPTPAPTAHGPKPQASSATPAATPQSNIAPSSTPALEPRKLSYAEVCQRPPKDPPPPASTSSPNNASTQPLRELRVNKVEEQQPPSSPANKQERPQETGGNCKAREGRPARDSQGFSRGSGPPRTSAGGFKLREQQRRPPFGHRGSPQGGSRHTGKEQNIPPISPK; via the exons ATGAGTTCAGACCAGGGCGGAGAGCCGCAGCTGCAGGAGGAGGCTGAGCCGGGACCCAAACCCCGCGGGGAGGACGAGATCACACCCGGGACCGGGGGAGACTCAGGCGTCATG GTCACTGCTAAAGGAGCTGGTCTGAACCCTAATGCCAAGGTGTGGCAGGAGATCCCTGCAACACAAAGTGAAGCTCCTGTGGATGGCACTGTGGCCTCCCCCTGGTCCCAGAACAATACGGCTGAAG ATAACTCTGTAGGTAAACAGTACACGCCTGGCTTCTCCACTCCTGAGGACAACAGCACCACTGGTACTGTAGTGGGTGTGGTGAACGGTATGGACCCCCCTGACCAAAGCTTCCCGGTTTCTGAGCACACTACAGCAACTAATG TGGAGTCCAAGCTCCCTGAGGAACAGCCTGTCTCTGAAGAGACCTTGCGTGAATCTCTCAAAAAAGAATTGGAGTTCTGTTTCTCCAG GGAGAACTTATCTAAGGATCTTTACCTAATATCTCAAATGGACAGTGACCAGTTTGTCCCTATTTGGACTATTGCCAGCATGGAAGGAATCAAGGTCCTCACAACTGACACGGACCTCATCTTGGATGTCCTCAGAT CATCTCCGATGGTCCAAGTTGACGAAAAAGGGGAAAAGGTGCGGCCAAATCACAAGCGGTGCATCATCATTCTGCGAGAAGTCCCTGAAACAACACCTGTTGAG GAAGTGGAAGCCTTGTTTAAGAATGACAACTGTCCCAAGGTAATAAGCGTGGAGTTTGCACACAACAACAACTGGTACATTACATTCCAGTCGGATACAGACGCTCAACAG GCATACAAATATTTAAGGGAAGAAGTGAAAACATTTCAGGGAAAACCAATCATG GCCAGAATAAAAGCCATCAACACGTTCTTTGCGAAGAATGGTTACCGCAGCCTGGACTGCAGTGTGTATCCTCAGCAATCTCACACTCAGTCCCAGTACAGCTCCCCTCTCTTCATGCAGCCTGTTTACAGCCCCCAGCAGCAGTACCCTCTCTACGGCATAGTACCTCCTACCTGGACGCCATCTCCAACTCCATACTTTGAGACACCCCTC GCACCTTTTCCCAACAGTGGTTTTGTCAATGGATTTAGCTCACCTGGACACTACAAAACTGGCTCAACTTCTCTCAACCTTAGCCGTCCCTTTAGCAGGAACCG TGTTCCACTCTATTCAAGAAAGAATGTAATAAATGCCTTCAG GAACCATGTGAAGCCTCAGACGAGGGCTAATGATGGTCTGTCTTCCACTGTGTCTCCGGTGGCTCTTGTGGATGGGCTGTCTGGCCTGCACAGTCCCCAGCCTCCATCCAGCGCCGGGCCAGTGCTGTCATCCACTGAGCTCACCTCATCCTTTCCACACCTAGCTTCCAATGATCCAACTGATGATGGTACCATGGCGGGACGTGGAAG GAGAACGACATACAGAGGCACTCGAAGGCGGCGAGAGGATGATCGCAcaaca AGACCAGTTCCCCTGTCTCAAGTTAAGGTACCGTCCCCCAAGTTTGACCTGGCTGCCTCCAACTTCCCTCCGCTGCCTGGCTGCTCTGCCAGTCCGCAGGGGGAGCCTGTGCTGGAGAACCGCCTTTCTGATGTTGTACGGGGCCTGAATAGGGAAAAG CAGCAGGATTCAAACAAAGAGTCGGCTGCGAGTCCCGCGGGCCCAGTCTCAGAGGAGACCGTCTCCAGGCCCACCCAGCCTGTGGCCAAGATGACTGCTCACGTCCCTGATCCCGTGACCTTCAG CTCCAACCACCTGGAGAAGAAACCAGAGAAGGTGGAGCCTCTGGTTTTTAAAGAGACGTCTGTGACCTCTGCCCCCGTCGCAGCCGTGCCACCCACTCCTGCCCCAACAGCACATGGTCCAAAGCCTCAGGCCAGCTCGGCCACACCTGCAGCCACCCCACAATCTAACATTGCCCCCTCCAGTACTCCTGCGCTG GAACCTCGCAAGCTCAGTTACGCCGAAGTATGTCAGCGACCACCTAAGGATCCCCCTCCTCCAGCATCCACTTCCAGCCCCAACAATGCAAGCACGCAGCCTCTGAGAGAGCTGCGCGTCAACAAGGTGGAGGAGCAGCAGCCGCCCTCCAGCCCTGCAAACAAACAGGAGCGGCCTCAGGAAACGGGGGGAAACTGCAAGGCCAGGGAGGGCCGACCGGCCCGTGACTCCCAGGGCTTTTCTCGTGGCAGTGGACCCCCCAGAACCAGTGCAGGGGGGTTCAAGCTACGGGAGCAGCAGAGACGCCCTCCTTTCGGCCATCGCGGTTCCCCCCAGGGAGGTTCCAGACACACTGGAAAAGAGCAGAACATCCCCCCCATATCGCCAAAGTAA